Proteins from one Malania oleifera isolate guangnan ecotype guangnan chromosome 4, ASM2987363v1, whole genome shotgun sequence genomic window:
- the LOC131153414 gene encoding reticulon-like protein B14, whose amino-acid sequence MKKAAHHTNFEHNLPFGMDPSGRPTTSHVKLFGHQRPLHSMFGGGKAADIILWKDKRLSAAILTGVTAFWFLFEVVEYNFVTLLCHSLIFTMLAIFAWYNGAELIHWNPPNIQEFRLSKSMWSSFFAKTNWLMLKFYDISSGKDMKLFFVTIAFLWILSTIGTYVSSLNFLYIGFLCMETLPVLYERYEKEVDYLARRGNQDVKELFRKFDSKVLNKIPRGPVKEKRLY is encoded by the exons ATGAAGAAGGCTGCACACCACACTAATTTTGAACATAACCTACCATTCGGGATGGATCCCTCAGGTCGCCCAACTACATCTCACGTAAAATTGTTCGGTCACCAAAGGCCTTTGCACTCGATGTTCGGTGGAGGAAAAG CTGCAGACATAATACTATGGAAGGATAAGCGTTTGTCAGCTGCAATTCTAACCGGTGTTACAGCTTTCTGGTTTCTCTTTGAAGTTGTGGAGTACAATTTCGTGACCCTGCTCTGTCACTCCCTCATCTTCACCATGCTTGCCATTTTTGCCTGGTACAATGGAGCAGAACTCATTCATTG gAATCCCCCAAATATCCAAGAATTTCGGCTGTCGAAATCCATGTGGAGCTCCTTCTTTGCAAAAACGAATTGGCTAATGCTGAAGTTTTATGACATTTCCTCTGGGAAAGATATGAAACTCTTTTTTGTG ACAATTGCTTTCTTGTGGATATTGTCAACCATTGGAACTTATGTCAGCTCCTTGAATTTTTTATACATAG GCTTTCTATGCATGGAAACTCTACCAGTTCTGTATGAGCGGTATGAGAAGGAGGTGGACTATCTAGCTAGAAGGGGGAACCAAGATGTGAAGGAACTCTTCAGGAAATTTGACTCCAAGGTTCTTAACAAGATTCCAAGAGGACCAGTGAAAGAAAAGAGATTGTATTAA